DNA sequence from the Coturnix japonica isolate 7356 chromosome 3, Coturnix japonica 2.1, whole genome shotgun sequence genome:
CCATTGAGAGTTTTTACACTTTTATACTTTTTTCCAGCCCAACTTCTGCTTTGTGTCAAATCACTCTGTAAATCCCTGGTTGTTCTTCAATCCAGCTTTTGGTCATCTTCTGCAACGTGATTAGTTTGGTCAGTGACCAAACAGTTTGGTCTGGTCAATTtagatgcacacacacattgGACAAACCTCTATCTTCACAGGTGCTGCTAAATAGGCCGCTTGTGGTAGGGGGCTGTGCATTCCCTCCAGGCCCATAGTGGCCAGGCTCAGATGTTCATTCTGTGTGGCTCGGGGTATTGCAAACAGACAGGCAGCCCTATTTCCAGACTCTGCTccaaaacctgaaaataaagttGACAGATGCTTTACTAAACATTGCTTGAACACCTATTCTGATTCTTAATCAAGGGGTCATCAATGGGACAGAAGTAGTAAATTGGACTGCTGGAAAAAACACAGTAGAGGCCATCTGGGCCTTTACTGGATAGTGAAGAATTTACATTTTACACTCTCACAGTTTACATTTTCTGAGGTAATAAAGACATTtggatcattttattttttggatgTTCTACATAAAAAGAAGAGCCGAGGTTGAATCTGGAACTGGAGTAAGGAAGTAATCACATTGCATACAGTGTGGTGAAGTGCTAACAAATGCCACGTGTTACGTGATTAATTCAGTATCAGTGCCAGCTATGGATCTGGTTTGTGAGCAGCTGGCTCGAGTTTGGGTGTTTCTGGCCAATAGTGCAACTGATGATTTGATCTATAACAGAATCCTCACCTTTTGGGGATAGAAGAGAGATGTGTTTATAATTTAATGTATTAAGTGTTTGCAGAATTGTTCTTCTAGAAAGGATGCAGATAAGTTATAGGATCTTAATTTAACTGTTAAATAGTCTTTTCCCACAATACAGCATGATTTATAGCAGTATAAACAGTGTGGGAGAAAGCTATGTAACTGCTATTGTTCCAGTATGTCTTCAGGCTGCATTTTGAATTGCAACTGGACTGCAGTAAAAGCTCTGGTTCCCACCAGAAGTACAGCTGCAAAACATGCCACTGCTTTTGCCTGAATTGGGCTCTAATCATTGCTCTGGGCACATCAGTGTGGGCCACAGGGAAGGCCGTCTGTTGGGTGAACTGACCATCTATAGGCACTTAATATCTCCTCACATTTTTTGACAAGCTGAAGGTAATCCATTGACAGAGCTTATAGTGGGACTGCCCATTATCCTCTACATTTTTCAAGGGAATATAGTGTTCTTCTATTGTCTTTCGTGTTTGTGTTCTGTCCCTTTCTATCACAAActtatttctctcatttctgtAGTTTGCTATCTGCTGAAATGACCTCCCATACATTCTGTAAACTGGAGATTTATCAAAAGATGTGTTATGTAAATTACACACCATTATTATCACTGGAGATAAAATGCAAGCAGaggctttcacagaatcacagaactgtggaaGTTAGATCCAGAGTTCCATCAtgtccagcccccctgctaaagcaggtctcccacagcaggctgcacaggtagcTGTCCAGGTGagacttgaatatctccatagaaagAGAATCCataacctccctgggcagcctgttccagtgctccatcaccctcactatgaagaagttcctttgcatattggtgcagaacttcctatgctccagtttatggccTGTCCCCACAGACCGCTGAAAATAGGTTGGCCATGTCCCTTTGTCTCCCACACTTAAGATgcttataaacattaatcagatccccaGTAAACAATATAATAAGACCCCCAGAAGTCTTAGGATTTTGAGTGGGCTATAACGGGCTTTCTACTTTGCAAAACTAAATGAATGCTGTATTCCCTTGCTCTCTCTTAATGCTGTGGTATAAATTGTTTGGCAAATACAAGCTCTATTCCAGAGAAAAGATTTACAAAGGTGTAAAGGTACTGTGCCCTCAGATTCCAGGTCTGGTTGGTTAAGGATAAACAACAGCGTGCAGTCTTTGTAGGGCCAAACTCTTGattctgttaagaaaataagatttctgcTGGTTGCTTTACGTGTTGAACACTTGAGTTTTACACACACAATTTTCTGTTTAAACATGTATTGTATATGGCAGTGTGAAGGACACCAGCTCTGCCACACGCACTCCTGTGTGCACACAAATAGGAAGTTTATTTCCATGTCATACCCCATTTTCTCTGAATATAACAGTACTACTAGAGAAAGTGGAGACTGCCTATGGCATGCACAGCCTCAACAGTTTACAGTAAAGATATTTTTGGCCTGCAGTGGGCTGGGACTGCAGTACCCAGCTGCATGAAGCAGTACCCTTTGGAGGAGTGCTGTGACCCTGGCTTAGAGATGGCTTTTGGAGATGGAAGCTGGCAGCCATGGTGGGAACAAGGACTTAGTGTCACAGTTGACTGACAATGACTGTCCGTCCAACTCTTCACCATGATCTGTGAGTAAATGTGGAGTATAATGTTGCCTAATGGAAGCTACTGTTGTTGGACACATTCCTACTGCTCTTCTGTGGCTCCTAGGAAGGGATTttacacttttcatttttagggTTTGTGTGGAGGCTTTTTGGAGGAAGGAGGCAAAGCTGTTTGAGAGCCTTTAACCACAGAATCCACAAAACCCTTAGGCTGCTATCACTGACATGGTATTCCTTATCAGATTCACACTTCTAATACTACAGCTACGTTATCACCAACTTAATGTCCTCTTTTGGGACTATAAACATTTAACCTCAGTCTGGTCTGTTAAAAGATCAGGTGATATGAACTTCCCCTTTTGTAGTTTACATAGAGCAACATGTGAGCTGTTTTAGATGACAGTGATTttataaggggaaaaataagaaagaagataCTCATTCTTCTTTgagatttcagtttcttttccagaaaaatcCAATGATGTTCCCACAATTATATGTAACAAAGTTCTGCATCGTTCCTGAGTCACacttttcatatattttgtattttacattttacagcAGACGGATGTTACTAGCACAGAACAGTGTGGTTGTTATCTATTATACCATGATACATTTACTGagaaaattttaataaataaaccacAAGCTTAAACCTCTGAACCCTTATAAACCAGCCAAATCCCATGGGGGGTTCAGGAGTTTTTATGGATGAATACTGTGTTCTCATGAGAATTTTATTAGAGCTCGTAGACTCGAGAATGACTAGCAAGAGAATTTATGAGGTTACATGGGAACTATCACATCTTTCATTCCAACACCCGATGAGTTTATAAAATGAAACTTTTCTTAAATTGTTATTAAATAGAAGAGTTCGAATCCAACTTTAATAAAACATCTAAGGTTATCAATGATTTCCCAGCAGTGAGAACAGCAGATTAATTCTACTAGCTTTCCAGTGTTCGTTTTTATCCTAGGTTAGAAATTCAGGTAAAAggtttgattattttctttaaaaaggcaACAGAGGTCATAATTTACTTAAGTGCATCAAAGACTGCTAGTCAAGATGGATAATAGGAAAAGCGAATAGTGTCCTCTACATATTTGTTTAGGCTCTGTACTGTTTACTCTTTTGGATACTCTCTAAAATTCCTCTTGctcttttgtttaaatttagAACCATGTTTGTAGTTTGAAGTTCTGTAGTTGCTCATTATCCCACTTGAAATTAAACTCAAAACGTTATTTTGCATCATGTAGttcagctggaaagctgcccaAGCCAAGAACAGAGGTCTGTGGTGGTGAACTGCAGAGGAAGTGGTCTAAGCAAGACTCCCTTCTGGGGATATTCCAACATTTCATTATATTGTGTGTACTAATGAGTAGAGCAAAGGACTGAGAGCCAGGAAGAGCAGAGTTTTAATCAAATGACTCATGATATGGCCTTCAGCATAATATGTGACCTTGTAATTCAGCCATTTTAGCTATAACAGTGGGTAAAAATAGGGGCTTGGTGAGGAGTGCAGGCAAATATATAGATGTGCCTGTTTCAGCTGCATTCATGGCctgcagatattttttcctcaacttTGGATTTGACAGCACTGGAAGAGAGAGGATCTCCCTTCAGCTGTTCCAGGGAAGCTCACATCCATGTTCGTCTGTGTTCTTCCTTGAACAAGAGCTTTTTAAGCTGTCATTTAAATGGACAGGCCTTTGCTCAGTCTAATTCACCAGAGAGGGAACAAATTTAGGGATCGGGCCTTAGGTAGAGCAGGCACGAGAACACAGATTTTGCATGGTGTGTTCAGATCTCATACACTCCTGGTGCAGTTTACCCCTCCAGGTAGACACTGGAGCCCCAGAAATGTTATTTGATACACGAAGTGCATCAAATTTCTGTGTGGTACTGGAAGTGGTGGCTTGGCCAGCATCCCAATCAACTGTGGTTGTTCAAGATGTCACAAGCCTTGTAATAAATCAAGGGTAGATCTTTGGTGCATAGCCAGCTCTGATATAGTTAGGAACAGTCTGCTTCTTCTACTGCTTCCTGCAACCCCAAATACATGCTCTAATTCTTATATCATTTGCACAGATCCTGTGTCTAGAACTTCACCTGGGGAGATTTTGGCTTTTCAGTTATGTGTGAAAACATTCGCCTCTGAGTTTCTTTTGGTTAAAAGATGTCATTCAAAAGTATCACCAGAAGTTATGTATACTATATCTACATATCCTAAGAGCTCCTCACTTCACCAAATCTGAAGCCATCCTTTAATTTCAATCCTACATTTCACATCTAACTGACTTTCCTTCAGgagtaggaggaaaaaatatatgcagtGTGATTTGACTGCTTACATGGTCAACTTTCATCCTAGAAAGCACTCTTTGGGATGGGAAAGCACAGGCAGCCGAAGTATCCTTGCTTTAAGTTTACTGACTtaacagaactgcatttctATGACAGCTGTTCAGTCATACGGAAAATATAACAAATGTCTTGTGTCTCTGATCTTTACTATCCTGGGACAGGAAGAAGGGGGCAAGTTAGATACCATACTGCCTTTGTTAAACCAGTCTATGTATTATCAGATATTGGTGCACAATGGGTTGGTGAAACCTGTTGtacttcagaaagaaagtaTTGCTGGGCTAACATTTCACTGATCCTGTGAAGATTAAAGTGGAGGAAATAACATACAAACATGAACACCAATCATTTAAGTTCTTTAATAAGGGAAAAGTACTATGGTGCTTCTTGAAAACCAAACTGGAAAGTGTGTTTCTTGAAGTTATCGAGGTGACCACATAGATGGAtatttctatcttctttttttttttctttcttctgttttggttcGTGTAAGCACAACAGTCTGAGGCTGGATCATTATTCCTGAAGTTCTGCATcagttaataataaaatgtagGAACAATTTCAGATGTCTGTTACACCAGAAGAGAAAAGGTTTGAAGATACAGGGAGCATATGTTCTCAGCTCCTGGCACTCCTGGTGGAAACTGCATGCTTTTGAGCATCTCATCTCCTCCGCAATAAATAATTAACATATGGGTGATTTTCCATCTCCCTGAAGATATACATCACATCCTGCTTGGTTGTGCACACGGTGCCTAACTGTTCCTATTATGTAACATTTTAATAGTGTAAACAACGACCAATCAATATTAGTTCCGATATTACCTTCTAAAATATGTGCAAATTTAGTCAGTGGTCCTTGGTGCAATGTCAGGCCTCTAATGgattaatgaaaacattctggTTTTCTATTATTCTTTAACAAGAACTTGATGTTTGCCTTTTCATCAGTCCGTAGCGTAATACGAGCAGAAAAgcttattttgtgttttctaagCCACCATCAGGTTCTCATTGGAATACATCACAAACAATGCTGTAAACTGTTTGGAATGAGGGAACAACAGTTTGTGTGGGGATTTCTGCTGCCTCTGGCAAATAGAAAATGGTTCCCATCATAACAGTACCTCCAGTTATCTGTATCCTCTTCCTGCCAGCCAGTGCCCAAGCAGAGAATGTAGGCACCATATCTTTCCTAAAATTTCTCTAGTTCATGCTTTGAGCAATTATTTCAGGCGATAGCGAAAGTATGCATGACAAACATGTTGGCCTGTAAGCTGTGCCTACTGATACGTGGGTGTGTGCTGTTATTACTACGTAATACACAACCTGATGTTGTGACAAGAGTCACCTCAGTTCTCTGTTACTTTACTTCAGATAACCCCACTGGGTGACCCTTGTGTTGGTCTCTTACAATTGGATCTAGGAGGTGCTGGCTGCCTGTGTTTATgatgaaagagcagcagtgatgtgggTCTGTGTGAGGTCACAGTCATTGCTGGGGTAGGAGGGTTTGGCCCCCACCTGGCgagcagagctggtgctctGGTGAGCGTGCTGCGCACAGAGACTGAGCTGTGAGCGTTCGTCGTTAGGGATCATTCTTTGGGAGCCCACTGCAAGCACTGCTGCGGCGTGTGTGTGAGCTGGGCACAGCCCGGACTGACCAGGCCAATAAGGTGAGCTGGGTTTGGTGCTGGGCGGCTGCTGGAAGGAGTCTGAGCAGaacagctgggctggggaggAGCTCCCAGCTCAATGGAGGCCCTTCCAAGTGGCTGTTTCCAGGGGAAATTGATTCTTTGTGAGATTCTGTCACATGTTTTGGTGAGGATGATGAACTGCCATTACTGCCCTGTGTGATCCTAGAGTGcaatagaaagcacagcaataataaCGGGGTATCAAAGTCGtgggctgcagcaggtgaggataagcccaagtgcagcagctgtgggcacagaaaggaaggaaaaaagctgctgaCCATTGGAAGGGATCAGgcaggcagggatctccagtcAGACACCCAAGCCTGCACTGCCAACCCATCAACGACGTCTGGGAAGGGTTTGCATGCgcctgagctgccctgggttggccctgccatcccaccaggtgctcaatctCTGCTTCAAGCCGTGACTGAGCATCGCTGCTACAGCCCTGCAAAACTGCTGCTGGGCCCCAGCCTTCGTTTCAGACATtagaagggaaggagagcacaGACTTCATGGAGTGCAACCTGTGCTTTATTGACCCCAGGATCCAGCCGCCCATTTTTAACAGAACCCCCTGAAGTCCTGGTGAGATCCAGGTGCTGAGCTGGGCCGTGGGCTGTGCAGTGACATCACAAGCACAGTGAGCTCACAAGCGCTGCCTGGGGCCGCGGCTGCCACCAGTGAGTGCCAGAGCCGTGAGTGCTGCGCAGAGTGTGGACACGCTGTGTCAGCCCTTGTCCCTGCTGGCAGTGATAGTGGTGGTAGCTGACGGGTGCTGCCCGATCTCGCTGACGGTGTTGCTCAGCCATTAGGCTGGTGTGTTAGCTGGAAGGGAGGagaactgcagctgtgcccGGGTAAGCCAGAACTGGAGGTTTCTCAAACGTGTGAGTGGTAGCACTGCatccactgcagctgcagcaagggTAGATGATGGAGTCCTTCTCATGGCAGGAACACAAAATGTGTGCTGCAAGGTATATAACTGTTGATGAGATGGAGGACAGTGCTTGCCGGGGGAAGTCGTGGCACTTAGAAACAAGTTGGATCCAGAGCTGGCACAGTTCTTGCAACCAGCTGCTTCCAAGGCATTGCCCTGCTCAAGAGCCCAAACTGCATAAAAAGAAAGCTGGGAAAATGCTTATTCCTCATGGTTCTTCCCTTGTAGGCACTTCTTGTAGGATTCCGGTCCGAGAGGACACTTTGGGGATCCAAGCAGTCTGAGCACAACCATCTCTTTGCAAGACCAGGGAATTCCTCTGGAGAAAACCCAGACGGGCTCTAAGAATTTCGCCATGTCTCAGCAAAGAGGCGACTGCTACTTCTACTTCTACTCCACCTGCACTAAGGTACAGCTGACTTTCTTCTGCCTgggttttcttccatttcctcatGTTGAAGAGAAAGGGGTGGAGTAGGGGAGACCTGCAGGTGATGTTACCCTCATAGCGCTGCTAACAGGCTGGGCTAATGGCATGGACACGTTTCAGGCCGTGCTCTTATTTTCCTGTGGTTTCCTTGTGCTTGCAGGGAGACAGCTGTCCCTTCCGCCATTGCGAAGCAGCTCTGGGGAGTGAACAAGTCTGCAGACTGTGGATGGAGGGCAGCTGCTCGAGGAGAAACTGCAAGTTCCGACACATGAGGATTGATGTGAGTGTTTGCCTAAAGATGTGCTCTCCGGCTTAGTCTACAACACCACTTTTCATGGCTGTGGTTGGGCTGAATGCACTTCTGCAGGCTGGATACGTTTGCTGTGAAAATCTTACTGGTTTCTGTTTCTAGAGGGGACTGGGAGGAGGTAAAGAAGGCAGAGAATTCAGTGCCTTAGGTATATCACAGCGGGAGATGTTTGCATTAGGAgccaaaagcattttctccccAGATGCAAAAAGCTCGCATTGCTCAGCCTCCtaaagctgctggagctgggtggTAGGAGAGAGTGGCACTGCCCTCCTGCCAGCAGGGCTCGGTTGTGCCCTATCGGGCCTTCTCCATCCTGGATTTCTCCAGAGCAGTTCGTTCTGGCTGCTTGGAGTAGTGAAAGGAGGGGCAGGAAATGAGGGTACAGAGCTAAGGCTCCACACAATGGTTTCTGATGGCTGTTGGAGCGCGGCATCTCCCTGCAGACCTGATGTGCCTGTTTCCATGgcccttcctttccttctctctgcagaagcAGCGCAGTTTGATTCCCTGCTTCTGGGAGAACCAGCCCGGAGGCTGCCAGAAACCACACTGCGCCTTTCGTCACCTGAAGGAACGCGGTGGGAACAGACCGACTGCGCTGCTGAGCCACAGTGAGTGTCCGATGGCGTGAAGCATGAAAGGCTCAATTCTGAATGTCAGTTCTGAGCGGGTGCAGGATGCATGTCACCATTCATTGGGGAGGCAGGGGAGAGTCGTGATAGTGAAATATCCGTCTGTGCTTTGGCTGTCAGAGCAGCGCTGGGCTTTTTCTGGAGTGAGGAAGATGCACTGCAGGTCTGTGCTGACTGCACAGCATTTGGGCAGCGGAAGGCAAATGTAACAAACAGTGCTTGAAAACGTGAAGCTTGTGGTTGACTGTGCTGAAACCTGCCTCCAAAGAGATGCTCGTCAatcatttcttgtttcctttctgccagAAGCTGACACAAGTGGCCTTCCTCCAAAGAGCGGCCTTGCAGCAAGTCTGGGGAACCAGGCAGAGGTTGACAAGGCACCAGAGAGAGGTACAGATACTCAACAGGCTCCTGGGTTTGATGCACTGTTTTTCTACTGAGATCTGACTGTTCTTTCCCGGGACTCTTTGCAGTTGACATCCCAGTTTCCTCCCATGGCCCAGCTGGACTAAAACGCAAACGGTcggaggaggagaagggaaaagcgGGGGAATTGCCCTGCAAGAAAAGAGTGAAGGGTGAGCACGAGGAGCTCGTTACGGTGcctcagaaaagcagtgctgccacTTTGCATTGCTCTGTATCAGACTTTTCCTTGCCCTGGATTATTACTGAGTGCAGCTATTGggtttctttgttcctttttatgCGTTGTTGGTAGACAGAGATGACTGTGTGCAAAACGTGGCTGAGAATCCCGGACAGGGCAATGTAATTCCACTGGCCAAATGTATTTAACTTTGTGGAAGGGTGGTGGGACTGATAAGAGAACTTGATCTCTCTTGAGGCACAGCAAGACAGTACcagctctctcttccttttactgtAGGTGGGCGCAGGGTCTCCGTGAGGCCCATTGATTGGAAAACCACCTTCCCCCCAACGCGGAGACAGAAAcgaaaagcagcagagatgcatcCATCTGCTGCTGAGGACACGGATGAGCCCCCAGCTAAAAAACTACCCATGGTAAGAGCAGTGGCAAAATCAGTAGTGGATGTGGAAGGTTTACATTACCCTTGATGAGAAGGCAGAAATTCCAAGTGTTCTACAGCTCTTCTGTTTCCCTGGAAGGCAGCAGATGTCTCACAAGGTACTTGTGGAAACTCTGACCCGTGCTTCATACTCTGTCTTGTTTCTTCCTAGGAGACTCTTGCTTCAGTCCCGCCCGAATACACCGTGCTCAGCACCGAAGTCATAAAGCTTCCAAGCAGGTGATGACCACAACTTGTTCTTCCTTAATGCCCTTTTCCCATCAGACAGAAGTTCTTTCACactgggggaaaatggggtGTTTGAGATGTGTCATGGTGTAATGCAACTAAGGAAGAGGTCATCTGAGATAATTGAAACTGCTTTGTCAAAACCTCTGCTGAGTTCCTCGTGGGGAAAAGTACCTCAGCCAGCAAGCAGGATTTTGCAGAGGATGATTTCTTG
Encoded proteins:
- the LOC107312142 gene encoding zinc finger CCCH domain-containing protein 11A-like isoform X1, with the translated sequence MAWTRFRPCSYFPVVSLCLQGDSCPFRHCEAALGSEQVCRLWMEGSCSRRNCKFRHMRIDKQRSLIPCFWENQPGGCQKPHCAFRHLKERGGNRPTALLSHKADTSGLPPKSGLAASLGNQAEVDKAPERVDIPVSSHGPAGLKRKRSEEEKGKAGELPCKKRVKGGRRVSVRPIDWKTTFPPTRRQKRKAAEMHPSAAEDTDEPPAKKLPMETLASVPPEYTVLSTEVIKLPSR
- the LOC107312142 gene encoding zinc finger CCCH domain-containing protein 11A-like isoform X2 codes for the protein MSQQRGDCYFYFYSTCTKGDSCPFRHCEAALGSEQVCRLWMEGSCSRRNCKFRHMRIDKQRSLIPCFWENQPGGCQKPHCAFRHLKERGGNRPTALLSHKADTSGLPPKSGLAASLGNQAEVDKAPERVDIPVSSHGPAGLKRKRSEEEKGKAGELPCKKRVKGGRRVSVRPIDWKTTFPPTRRQKRKAAEMHPSAAEDTDEPPAKKLPMETLASVPPEYTVLSTEVIKLPSR